The following are encoded in a window of Streptomyces sp. SAT1 genomic DNA:
- a CDS encoding LysR family transcriptional regulator → MESRALRYFVAVAEELNFARAAERLGISPPPLSRAIRALETDLGVTLFERSTHRVALTPAGEVLLTEGRIALDALTAAGRRAQRAVAPQAGLVLAVKADGDAGLLEPILERFAADPAAVPVTVRLCALHESATLLRRGEADVALVHGPYDPTGLDSEPLTVEPRVAAVAAAHPLAARTRLSLDDLGMTAEDVGRPVGRPRDDCRDLAQLLTLVALGEVVTLLPASVTLRYPRPGVAYRPVVDAPAAVMAVAWPQQSRSTATAALVRAATAVAEARTRARERTPDEASFTP, encoded by the coding sequence GTGGAGTCCCGTGCCCTGCGCTATTTCGTCGCCGTCGCCGAGGAGCTGAACTTCGCCCGCGCCGCCGAGCGGCTCGGCATCTCGCCGCCCCCGCTGTCCCGCGCGATCCGCGCGCTGGAGACGGACCTGGGCGTCACGCTGTTCGAGCGGAGCACCCACCGGGTGGCGCTGACCCCGGCCGGCGAGGTGCTGCTCACGGAGGGCCGGATCGCGCTGGACGCGCTGACGGCGGCCGGACGCCGGGCGCAGCGGGCCGTCGCACCGCAGGCCGGGCTGGTCCTCGCGGTCAAGGCGGACGGCGACGCGGGGCTGCTGGAACCGATCCTGGAGCGCTTCGCCGCCGATCCCGCCGCCGTCCCGGTGACGGTCCGGCTGTGCGCGCTGCACGAGTCCGCCACGCTGCTGCGCCGCGGCGAGGCGGACGTGGCCCTGGTCCACGGCCCCTACGACCCGACCGGCCTGGACAGCGAGCCCCTCACCGTGGAGCCGCGCGTCGCCGCCGTGGCGGCCGCCCATCCGCTCGCCGCGCGCACCCGGCTCAGCCTGGACGACCTGGGCATGACCGCGGAGGACGTCGGCCGGCCCGTCGGGCGGCCCCGGGACGACTGCCGCGATCTGGCCCAGTTGCTCACCCTGGTCGCGCTCGGCGAGGTCGTGACGCTGCTGCCCGCCTCCGTGACCCTGCGCTATCCGCGCCCCGGTGTCGCCTACCGCCCCGTCGTGGACGCGCCCGCCGCCGTCATGGCGGTCGCCTGGCCCCAGCAGTCGCGCTCGACCGCCACGGCGGCCCTGGTCCGGGCGGCCACGGCGGTGGCCGAGGCGCGGACACGGGCGCGGGAGCGCACGCCCGACGAGGCGTCGTTCACCCCCTGA
- a CDS encoding NAD(P)H-binding protein: protein MMLVTTPTGQIGGRLLDLLLDEPETAGRLRVIARDPARLTLRARERAEVFRGSHSDPGLLAEAAAGADQVFWLVPPAPGAESVEGHFRAFADALCRVIGDQGVRRVVGVSTLGRKTAVDAGQISASLAMDESIAATGVHYRALCPPFLMENLLGQAPLIHDHGVFHLANDGGRVLRTCATRDIAATAARLLLDPSWTGQEDVPLVGPDALTPEGMAEVMSEVLGRPVRMRPVALDDFRRALLDHGAGEAWAQGVVDMVRAQDEQGFYGAGVPSTPDTAPTGFGQWCEEVLSPAVRG from the coding sequence GTGATGCTCGTGACCACTCCGACCGGCCAGATCGGCGGGCGCCTGCTCGACCTCCTCCTCGACGAGCCGGAGACGGCCGGGCGGCTCCGGGTGATCGCCCGGGACCCGGCCCGGCTCACCCTGCGGGCCCGGGAGCGGGCCGAGGTGTTCCGCGGCTCGCACAGCGACCCCGGACTGCTCGCCGAAGCGGCGGCGGGCGCCGACCAGGTCTTCTGGCTGGTGCCGCCGGCGCCGGGCGCCGAGAGCGTCGAGGGCCATTTCCGTGCCTTCGCCGACGCGCTGTGCCGGGTGATCGGGGACCAGGGCGTGCGGCGGGTGGTGGGCGTCTCCACCCTGGGCCGCAAGACCGCCGTGGACGCCGGGCAGATCTCCGCCTCCCTGGCGATGGACGAGTCGATCGCGGCCACCGGTGTGCACTACCGGGCGCTGTGCCCGCCCTTCCTGATGGAGAACCTGCTCGGGCAGGCCCCGCTCATCCATGACCATGGGGTCTTCCACCTGGCCAACGACGGCGGACGGGTCCTGCGCACCTGTGCCACCCGCGACATCGCCGCCACCGCTGCCCGGCTGCTGCTCGACCCGTCCTGGACCGGGCAGGAGGACGTCCCGCTGGTGGGCCCCGACGCGCTGACGCCCGAGGGCATGGCCGAGGTGATGTCCGAGGTGCTGGGCCGCCCGGTCCGGATGCGGCCGGTCGCCCTCGACGACTTCCGGCGCGCCCTGCTGGACCACGGTGCCGGCGAGGCGTGGGCGCAGGGCGTCGTCGACATGGTCCGCGCCCAGGACGAGCAGGGCTTCTACGGCGCCGGTGTGCCGAGCACCCCGGACACGGCGCCCACCGGCTTTGGCCAGTGGTGCGAGGAGGTGCTGTCCCCGGCCGTGCGCGGCTGA
- a CDS encoding LysR family transcriptional regulator produces the protein MQLQQLQYFVAVAETRHFTRAADLVHVAQPSLSQQIKALERELGADLFQRARGNITLTDAGEALLPLARRILADADTARHEVQELAQLRRGRVRLGATPSLCTGLLPDVLRAFHDRYPGIRLLVEEGGSHDLVRELARGALDLALVVLPLPSPSPALTTVELLREDLVVVSSSDVPPPGPAGRRTVRIADLAGARLVMFRHGYDLRELTVAACRAEGFEPEFAVEGGEMDAVLGFVRAGLGVAVVPRMVATRSGHGLRVTPLARPGLHRTIALAHRSDVAPPRAARELQRMLLER, from the coding sequence GTGCAGCTCCAGCAGCTCCAGTACTTCGTGGCCGTCGCCGAGACCCGGCACTTCACCCGGGCCGCGGATCTGGTCCATGTCGCCCAGCCCTCGCTGTCCCAGCAGATCAAGGCGCTGGAGCGGGAGCTGGGCGCCGATCTGTTCCAGCGGGCGCGCGGCAACATCACGCTCACCGACGCGGGCGAGGCGCTGCTGCCGCTGGCCCGGCGCATCCTCGCCGACGCGGACACCGCCCGGCACGAGGTGCAGGAGCTGGCCCAGCTGCGCCGGGGCCGGGTGCGGCTGGGCGCCACGCCGAGCCTGTGCACCGGGCTGCTGCCGGACGTGCTGCGCGCCTTCCACGACCGCTACCCGGGCATCCGGCTGCTGGTCGAGGAGGGCGGTTCGCACGACCTCGTACGGGAACTGGCGCGCGGCGCCCTGGACCTGGCCCTGGTGGTACTGCCGCTGCCCAGCCCGTCCCCCGCGCTGACCACGGTGGAGCTGCTGCGCGAGGACCTGGTCGTGGTGTCCTCCTCGGACGTGCCGCCGCCCGGACCCGCGGGACGGCGGACGGTGCGCATCGCGGACCTGGCGGGCGCCCGGCTCGTGATGTTCCGCCACGGCTACGACCTGCGGGAGCTGACGGTCGCCGCGTGCCGCGCCGAGGGCTTCGAGCCGGAGTTCGCCGTGGAGGGCGGTGAGATGGACGCCGTCCTGGGCTTCGTACGGGCCGGTCTGGGCGTCGCCGTCGTGCCCCGCATGGTCGCCACCCGCTCCGGGCACGGTCTGCGGGTGACCCCGCTGGCCCGCCCCGGCCTGCACCGCACGATCGCCCTGGCCCACCGCAGCGACGTGGCGCCGCCGCGGGCGGCCAGGGAGCTCCAGCGGATGCTGCTGGAGCGGTGA
- a CDS encoding succinate dehydrogenase has translation MARTVWRSTVGKKAVMAVSGLIMLLYLVAHMIGNLKIYFGAGEFNHYAHWLRTVGEPFMHYEWTLWLVRVVLVVAVVAHAVSAYQLSRRDIRARPAKYVHARPRASYATRTMRWGGIILGLFIVWHLLDLTTGTVHSGGFQEGHPYQNVVDTFSTWYGNVIYIVAMLALGLHIRHGFWSAAQTLGVGSRARDRALKTVADVLAVLLTAGFIAVPVGVMTGVVS, from the coding sequence ATGGCACGCACCGTGTGGCGGTCGACCGTCGGGAAGAAGGCCGTGATGGCGGTCAGCGGCCTGATCATGCTGCTGTACCTGGTCGCCCACATGATCGGGAACCTGAAGATCTACTTCGGCGCGGGCGAGTTCAACCACTACGCGCACTGGCTGCGCACCGTGGGCGAGCCGTTCATGCACTACGAGTGGACGCTCTGGCTGGTCCGGGTCGTGCTGGTCGTCGCGGTGGTCGCGCACGCCGTCTCCGCGTACCAGCTCAGCCGCCGCGACATCCGGGCGCGCCCGGCCAAGTACGTGCACGCCAGGCCCCGCGCGAGCTACGCCACCCGCACCATGCGCTGGGGCGGGATCATCCTCGGCCTGTTCATCGTCTGGCACCTGCTGGACCTGACCACCGGGACCGTGCACTCCGGCGGCTTCCAGGAGGGCCACCCGTACCAGAACGTCGTGGACACCTTCTCCACCTGGTACGGCAACGTGATCTACATCGTCGCCATGCTGGCGCTCGGCCTGCACATCCGGCACGGCTTCTGGAGCGCCGCCCAGACCCTCGGCGTCGGCAGCCGGGCCCGCGACCGCGCCCTGAAGACCGTCGCAGACGTCCTCGCAGTACTGCTCACGGCCGGTTTCATCGCCGTACCGGTGGGCGTGATGACCGGAGTGGTGAGCTGA